One window of Nymphaea colorata isolate Beijing-Zhang1983 chromosome 1, ASM883128v2, whole genome shotgun sequence genomic DNA carries:
- the LOC116255071 gene encoding uncharacterized protein LOC116255071, producing MAAISGYVPVLLPRHTNGTAEPAARRLVVPLRQKHVKPVYLSLPYVSPSFNSFAVGNARHRASFFCPFAAQGETTETENVDGTEVLETEDGAPRETVAEDSGSVDVEEETSASKVKMALQLYREALANGDQSKITEVEAFLQSIEDEKASLATKIAALSVELSTERDRVLRISADFDNFRKRTERERLSFVSNVQGEVIEKLLPVLDNFERARAQIKVTTEGEDKINNSYQNIYKQFVEVLGSLGVAVVETVGTPFDPLLHEAIMREDSSEFEEGIIIDEFRKGFKLGDTLLRPSMVKVSAGPGPAKPAEEIRSSGEAQSTDQDERDDAGDAAEPTSG from the exons ATGGCCGCGATTTCTGGCTACGTGCCGGTGCTTCTCCCTCGGCATACCAACGGAACCGCCGAGCCAGCAGCGAGGCGCTTAGTCGTTCCTCTGAGGCAGAAACACGTAAAGCCGGTTTATTTGTCTTTGCCTTATGTCTCCCCATCGTTCAATTCGTTCGCTGTCGGCAACGCAAGGCATCGAGCTTCCTTCTTCTGCCCGTTTGCTGCTCAAGGTGAGACCACAGAAACGGAAAATGTCGACGGAACCGAAGTTCTG GAAACAGAAGATGGGGCACCAAGAGAGACTGTGGCAGAGGACAGTGGTTCTGTTGATGTAGAAGAAGAAACCTCAGCTTCGAAGGTGAAGATGGCTCTCCAGTTATACAGAGAAGCACTAGCAAATGGTGATCAATCTAAAATTACTGAAGTAGAGGCTTTTCTTCAATCGATTGAGGATGAAAAGGCTTCCCTTGCGACAAAAATAGCTGCACTTTCTGTGGAATTGTCAACAGAGAGGGATAGGGTTCTTAGGATCAGTGCTGATTTTGATAACTTCAGGAAAagaacagagagggagaggctcTCATTTGTGTCAAATGTGCAAGGAGAAGTGATTGAGAAACTTCTGCCTGTATTGGATAATTTTGAGAGAGCGAGGGCTCAAATTAAAGTTACAACAGAAGGtgaagacaaaataaataacAGCTACCAGAACATCTATAAGCAGTTTGTGGAGGTCCTGGGATCCTTGGGCGTTGCAGTTGTAGAGACAGTGGGGACTCCTTTCGATCCATTG CTGCATGAGGCCATCATGCGTGAAGACTCATCAGAATTTGAAGAAGGAATCATCATTGACGAATTCCGCAAAGGATTTAAGTTGGGTGACACACTGTTGCGGCCATCCATGGTGAAAGTTTCTGCTGGTCCAGGCCCTGCAAAGCCTGCTGAAGAAATCAGGTCGTCAGGTGAGGCTCAAAGCACCGATCAAGACGAGAGGGACGATGCTGGTGATGCTGCAGAACCTACGTCTGGCTAG
- the LOC116255080 gene encoding ADP-ribosylation factor 1-like encodes MGLTFTKLFSRLFAKKEMRILMVGLDAAGKTTILYKLKLGEIVTTIPTIGFNVETVEYKNISFTVWDVGGQDKIRPLWRHYFQNTQGLIFVVDSNDRDRVVEARDELHRMLNEDELRDAVLLVFANKQDLPNAMNAAEITDKLGLHSLRQRHWYIQSTCATSGEGLYEGLDWLSNNIASKV; translated from the exons ATGGGGCTCACGTTCACGAAGCTCTTCAGCCGCCTCTTTGCGAAGAAGGAAATGAGGATTCTGATGGTCGGTCTCGACGCTGCCGGTAAAACCACGATCTTGTATAAGCTGAAGCTCGGAGAGATTGTCACCACGATCCCGACTATTG GTTTCAATGTAGAGACCGTTGAATACAAAAACATTAGCTTCACTGTTTGGGATGTGGGTGGCCAGGACAAG attagacctctgtggAGGCACTATTTCCAGAATACGCAGGGCCTTATTTTTGTTGTGGACAGCAATGATAGAGACCGTGTTGTTGAAGCTCGCGATGAGCTTCACAGGATGCTAAACGAG GATGAATTACGTGATGCTGTTTTACTTGTGTTCGCAAATAAGCAAGATCTTCCAAACGCCATGAATGCTGCTGAGATAACTGATAAGCTTGGGTTGCATTCCCTTCGTCAGCGTCACTG GTATATTCAGAGCACGTGTGCTACTTCTGGAGAGGGCCTGTACGAAGGGCTGGATTGGCTGTCCAACAACATTGCCAGCAAG gtATAA